The proteins below come from a single Ruegeria sp. THAF33 genomic window:
- a CDS encoding prepilin peptidase, with product MQIPAVAAAWFLPFVLPICFYVAFTDMREMRIKNHAVLALTLVYIVIGLIAIPPWSTGSLSGNLGPVTVSMPIYFWQLLHIVVVLVIGIFLNAAGTMGAGDAKFLAAASAFVWLGDLRIILMILTACVLAAVVTHRLAKITRLRTIAPHWESWSRGKQFPMGFALGGSLAMYLILGTVLGS from the coding sequence ATGCAAATACCCGCAGTGGCAGCGGCCTGGTTTCTGCCGTTTGTGCTGCCGATCTGCTTTTACGTGGCCTTCACGGATATGCGTGAGATGCGGATCAAGAACCATGCAGTCCTTGCGCTTACGCTGGTTTACATCGTGATAGGTCTGATCGCCATTCCACCCTGGTCTACAGGCAGCCTCAGCGGCAATCTAGGGCCGGTCACCGTGTCTATGCCGATCTATTTCTGGCAATTGCTGCATATTGTCGTGGTTTTGGTTATTGGCATCTTCCTGAATGCCGCGGGCACCATGGGCGCTGGCGATGCCAAATTTCTGGCCGCCGCTTCGGCGTTTGTCTGGCTGGGCGATCTGAGAATTATACTGATGATCCTGACCGCCTGTGTTCTGGCTGCCGTGGTCACACATCGTTTGGCCAAAATCACAAGGCTGCGCACGATCGCGCCGCATTGGGAAAGCTGGAGCCGGGGCAAGCAGTTTCCGATGGGTTTCGCCTTGGGCGGATCATTGGCCATGTACCTGATTTTGGGTACTGTTCTCGGATCGTAA
- a CDS encoding type II secretion system F family protein, whose product MEILTSINDLLTQHLGEFGPLIIVGVLGLLMVLVAVTLMMKQPEDPLKKLQRSNAAPPKQKKGKKEQLRNSSRNEQLEKFATFLEPKNEEEYSAVELKLRQAGYRSKDSVRFFHFAQFSLGILGIFIGVLLVTVFSGGQEFTGTQMMIRVLVPGAIGYFAPKYWITRRVEERKEAITAGFPDTLDLMLVCVEAGQSLDQAIVRVASEMSASYPDIAQEFETVAHEMKAGKDKDTVLRDFGVRCGVQDVNSFVTVMIQSATFGTSIAEALRVYAGEMRDKRVMRAEEAANKLPTKMTLVTMMLTVPPLLIILVGPSANVISSFGR is encoded by the coding sequence ATGGAAATCCTGACCAGCATCAATGACCTGTTAACCCAGCACCTGGGCGAATTCGGCCCTCTTATCATTGTCGGCGTACTTGGCCTGCTTATGGTTCTGGTCGCTGTCACACTGATGATGAAGCAGCCGGAAGACCCGCTGAAGAAACTGCAAAGATCGAATGCGGCTCCTCCCAAGCAGAAAAAAGGGAAGAAAGAGCAGCTTCGAAACTCAAGCCGAAACGAGCAGCTTGAGAAGTTTGCTACATTCCTTGAGCCCAAAAACGAAGAAGAATACTCGGCCGTCGAGCTGAAGCTGCGCCAAGCGGGCTACAGGTCGAAGGATTCGGTTCGGTTCTTCCACTTTGCGCAGTTTTCCTTGGGTATCCTTGGTATTTTCATTGGTGTTCTGCTGGTCACGGTCTTTTCCGGCGGCCAGGAATTTACCGGAACACAGATGATGATCCGAGTGCTTGTCCCCGGTGCGATTGGCTATTTCGCTCCAAAATACTGGATCACGCGCAGGGTTGAAGAACGGAAGGAAGCAATTACCGCTGGCTTTCCTGATACGCTCGATTTGATGCTGGTCTGTGTCGAGGCCGGCCAATCGCTTGATCAGGCCATCGTTCGCGTTGCCAGCGAAATGAGTGCGTCATATCCGGATATCGCGCAGGAATTCGAAACTGTCGCGCACGAAATGAAGGCTGGTAAGGACAAGGACACCGTCCTGCGTGATTTCGGCGTGCGATGTGGTGTGCAGGATGTGAACTCTTTTGTCACCGTTATGATCCAATCGGCGACATTTGGTACATCGATTGCCGAGGCGTTGCGGGTTTACGCCGGCGAGATGCGCGACAAACGCGTGATGCGCGCCGAGGAGGCCGCGAACAAGTTGCCGACCAAGATGACTCTTGTCACAATGATGCTGACGGTCCCGCCGCTGCTGATTATTCTGGTTGGCCCGTCGGCGAATGTTATTTCGAGTTTTGGACGCTAG
- a CDS encoding tetratricopeptide repeat protein, with amino-acid sequence MLRATMVFAMVASCTEGLSSNGLDAPGIDAKGQAEDNIEVGNRLMAAGEYELALETFTRAALEQGMTPQVLTSLGTANVGLRRLGQAEKLLRRAVEDDTDWPVAWNNLGVLLMEKQEYPEAAQVFQRAYALDNGESDAIRDNLRLALAKMENPVNNTPQEQQEYTLEQLGDGQFTLRKIQ; translated from the coding sequence ATGCTCCGGGCCACCATGGTTTTTGCCATGGTGGCTTCTTGCACAGAAGGCCTGTCATCCAACGGATTGGATGCACCGGGAATTGACGCCAAGGGTCAGGCAGAGGACAACATCGAGGTCGGAAACAGATTGATGGCCGCCGGAGAATACGAACTGGCGCTTGAAACCTTTACCCGGGCCGCGCTTGAACAGGGTATGACGCCCCAGGTCCTGACTTCTCTGGGTACCGCAAATGTGGGGCTACGCCGCTTGGGACAGGCCGAAAAACTGCTGCGCAGAGCCGTAGAAGACGACACGGACTGGCCGGTGGCCTGGAACAATCTCGGTGTCCTGCTGATGGAAAAACAGGAATACCCCGAGGCAGCGCAAGTGTTTCAGCGGGCCTATGCGCTGGACAATGGCGAAAGTGACGCAATCCGGGACAATCTGCGCTTAGCACTCGCAAAAATGGAAAATCCTGTTAATAATACCCCACAAGAACAACAAGAATACACACTGGAGCAGCTTGGCGACGGGCAATTCACGCTACGCAAGATCCAGTAA
- a CDS encoding ATPase, whose amino-acid sequence MNMQNSSVMAPPAPKGLGEMKLPLVMMRDILLKTVFRKNASTVSEVAEAICLPGSVTQELVDIARDQKLLEATGTLNANSGNEMGYQLTDAGKARALDALSQSEYFGAMPVPLDVYREQVKRQSIRNIQVTREQLVGAMGHLVLPDSLLDHLGPAVSAGRSILMYGPPGNGKSSISNGIRDALGDNVYVPYAIEYAGQVITVYDPIVHTAIEQEPDDPNSLRRRKRFDSRYVQCERPTVVTGGELSLSMLDLVYNPTARTYQAPLQLKSTGGIFIVDDLGRQAEPPQALVNRWIVPLEENKDILGLQSGEKFEVPFDTLVIFSTNFHPNEIFDQAALRRIFFKIKIDGPNQENFLKIFAMVARKRGMPLDEAALVHLLKVKYPTINNIYANYQPIFLIDQMISICEFEGIPYQMSPDLIDRAWANMFVKDEKIVK is encoded by the coding sequence ATGAATATGCAGAATTCCTCTGTTATGGCCCCCCCTGCCCCCAAGGGTTTGGGCGAAATGAAGCTTCCGCTTGTAATGATGCGGGACATCCTTCTGAAGACGGTTTTTCGCAAAAACGCGAGCACGGTTTCAGAAGTGGCCGAAGCGATCTGTCTCCCGGGATCGGTAACTCAGGAACTGGTCGATATCGCGCGCGATCAGAAACTGCTTGAAGCGACCGGGACACTGAACGCCAATAGCGGCAATGAGATGGGGTATCAGCTGACCGATGCAGGCAAGGCCCGTGCGCTGGATGCGCTGAGCCAATCCGAATATTTCGGCGCGATGCCGGTGCCGCTGGATGTCTATCGCGAGCAGGTCAAACGCCAGTCGATCCGAAATATTCAGGTCACGCGAGAGCAACTGGTTGGCGCAATGGGTCATCTCGTTCTGCCCGACAGCCTGCTGGACCATCTGGGCCCGGCGGTTAGCGCGGGCCGGTCGATTCTGATGTACGGTCCTCCGGGCAACGGTAAATCCTCGATCTCGAACGGCATCCGGGATGCGTTGGGTGATAACGTCTATGTGCCCTATGCTATCGAATATGCAGGTCAGGTGATCACGGTCTATGACCCGATCGTGCACACGGCGATCGAACAGGAGCCGGACGACCCCAACAGCCTGCGCCGTCGCAAGCGGTTCGATTCTCGCTATGTTCAGTGTGAACGCCCCACCGTCGTAACCGGTGGTGAGCTCTCGCTCAGCATGTTGGATCTGGTCTACAACCCGACCGCCCGAACCTATCAGGCCCCGTTGCAGCTGAAATCCACCGGTGGCATTTTCATCGTAGATGACCTTGGCCGTCAGGCCGAACCGCCGCAGGCGCTGGTCAACCGTTGGATTGTCCCGCTTGAAGAAAACAAGGATATCCTCGGCCTGCAATCAGGTGAAAAGTTCGAAGTTCCGTTTGACACGCTGGTCATCTTCTCGACCAACTTCCACCCCAATGAGATCTTCGACCAAGCGGCCTTGCGCCGGATCTTCTTCAAGATCAAGATTGACGGTCCGAACCAAGAAAACTTCCTGAAAATCTTTGCCATGGTAGCCCGCAAACGCGGAATGCCTTTGGATGAGGCGGCGCTGGTGCACCTGCTGAAGGTCAAATACCCTACTATCAACAATATCTACGCCAACTATCAACCGATCTTCCTGATTGATCAGATGATCTCGATCTGCGAGTTCGAAGGCATCCCTTATCAGATGAGTCCGGACCTGATTGACCGTGCCTGGGCCAACATGTTCGTAAAAGACGAGAAAATCGTCAAATAA
- a CDS encoding lipopolysaccharide assembly protein LapB, whose translation MRQQFLIPSVVISGLILSACAKETEEEKVERTFQEVNVIDETNLNDVLLSAADPNEAVTYFHGAALKNPDRIDLQRGLAISLGRAKRTTEAVTAWKRVTTMKGSNAADKVEYADALVRNGDWSQAKTVLDSVPPTFETFKRYRLEAVVADSRKEWKRADHFYETAVGLTTRPGSVMNNWGYSKLTRGEYAEAERLFSEAIRQDNSLFTAKNNLVLARSAQGNYSLPVVPMTQVERARLLNTMGISAVKQGDITTAKNLFREAISTHPQHFDEAVRSLRALEGA comes from the coding sequence ATGCGCCAGCAATTCTTGATTCCGAGTGTTGTTATCAGTGGTCTGATCCTGTCGGCCTGTGCAAAGGAAACCGAAGAGGAAAAGGTTGAACGAACGTTTCAGGAAGTGAACGTTATTGACGAAACAAACCTGAACGATGTGCTTCTGAGCGCCGCAGATCCAAACGAAGCAGTGACCTATTTCCACGGTGCAGCGCTCAAGAACCCGGACCGGATCGATCTTCAGCGCGGACTGGCAATTTCTTTGGGCCGCGCCAAACGCACGACCGAGGCCGTGACCGCATGGAAGCGCGTCACAACGATGAAAGGCTCGAACGCCGCGGACAAGGTTGAATACGCGGACGCATTGGTCCGAAACGGCGACTGGTCGCAGGCCAAAACGGTTCTGGATTCGGTTCCCCCCACCTTTGAAACCTTCAAACGGTATCGCCTCGAGGCAGTCGTTGCGGATTCCCGGAAAGAGTGGAAACGCGCGGATCATTTCTATGAAACCGCTGTCGGGCTGACGACACGTCCGGGCAGTGTGATGAACAACTGGGGATATTCCAAACTGACCCGCGGCGAATATGCCGAAGCCGAGCGGTTGTTCTCGGAAGCGATCCGCCAGGACAACTCGCTGTTTACTGCCAAGAACAACCTGGTTTTGGCCCGATCGGCGCAAGGCAACTACAGCCTGCCAGTCGTCCCGATGACTCAGGTCGAGCGGGCGCGTCTGCTCAACACGATGGGTATTTCGGCAGTCAAACAGGGCGATATAACCACCGCCAAGAACCTATTCCGCGAAGCCATTTCAACCCACCCGCAGCATTTCGACGAGGCGGTCCGCTCGCTTCGGGCACTTGAAGGGGCCTGA
- a CDS encoding type II secretion system F family protein — protein MQLPMEAIIYVAIFVGVLALVEGIYLVAFGKSISLNSRVNRRLDMLEKGAGREQVLEQLRKEMQQHMKSQSIPLYSLLADKAQKAAIAFSPRQLIMIMGLVSAMAFVGLSIGTATDTALRIVVSIAIGIGGVYAWVNHKAKKRMGMIEEQLPDAVELMVRSLRVGNPFVSTIQVVANEVQDPLGTEFGVIADECAYGRDVGEALKDMAERLDMQDMRFLAVAVGIQQQSGGNLAEILAGLAKVIRARFRLFRRVKAITAEAQWSGKFLSGFPVACLIFILVKDPGYYDEVLDHPWFIPACFVVAILLTLNLIVMKIITNIKV, from the coding sequence ATGCAATTGCCTATGGAGGCGATCATTTATGTCGCCATCTTTGTGGGGGTTCTTGCCTTGGTCGAGGGCATCTATCTTGTCGCCTTCGGCAAGTCCATCAGCCTGAACAGCCGGGTCAACCGACGCCTGGATATGCTGGAAAAGGGTGCCGGACGCGAACAGGTGCTGGAGCAGCTGCGCAAAGAGATGCAGCAGCATATGAAATCGCAGAGCATTCCTCTGTACTCACTTCTTGCTGACAAGGCGCAAAAGGCTGCAATCGCGTTCTCTCCCCGTCAATTGATCATGATCATGGGTCTGGTATCAGCCATGGCCTTTGTCGGTTTGAGCATTGGCACCGCTACGGACACGGCACTTCGTATCGTTGTTTCCATCGCAATCGGCATCGGCGGCGTTTACGCCTGGGTCAACCACAAGGCCAAGAAACGCATGGGTATGATCGAAGAACAACTGCCCGATGCGGTTGAGCTGATGGTTCGATCTCTGCGTGTTGGCAATCCATTTGTGTCGACGATTCAGGTGGTTGCAAACGAAGTTCAGGATCCGCTGGGAACCGAGTTTGGCGTTATCGCTGATGAATGTGCCTATGGTCGCGATGTGGGCGAGGCGCTGAAGGACATGGCTGAACGATTGGACATGCAGGATATGCGCTTTCTTGCCGTAGCCGTGGGTATTCAGCAGCAATCCGGCGGCAACCTTGCCGAAATTCTGGCCGGATTGGCAAAGGTGATCCGCGCTCGTTTTCGCCTGTTCCGTCGCGTCAAGGCGATTACGGCCGAGGCACAATGGTCCGGCAAGTTCCTGTCCGGGTTTCCCGTTGCCTGTCTGATTTTCATCTTGGTCAAAGATCCGGGGTATTACGACGAGGTGCTGGATCACCCGTGGTTTATTCCCGCGTGTTTTGTTGTCGCCATCCTGCTGACATTGAACCTGATCGTCATGAAAATCATCACCAACATCAAGGTCTGA
- the pdeM gene encoding ligase-associated DNA damage response endonuclease PdeM has product MNVCKFSFAGQQLAALPSGALWWPARRLLCVSDLHLGKSERMARRRGATLPPYDSRETLDRLARDLEHTNAETVICLGDSFDDLEAAQALPDAEGLRIATLQAGRQWIWIEGNHDPGPIEMGGSHLVEWQCGPLVFRHIAQDQPQGEISGHFHPKAQIRTKGRYISRPAFLLDRNRLILPAYGTYTGGLRSSDRALSDLMGADAMAILTGQQPQMIPMPR; this is encoded by the coding sequence ATGAACGTGTGCAAGTTTTCCTTTGCAGGCCAGCAACTCGCTGCGTTGCCGTCTGGCGCATTATGGTGGCCGGCGCGGCGACTGCTCTGTGTTTCGGACCTGCATCTGGGAAAATCCGAACGTATGGCCCGTCGGCGCGGGGCTACGCTGCCGCCTTATGACAGTCGCGAAACGCTTGACCGGCTGGCGCGCGATCTCGAACACACCAACGCCGAAACCGTCATCTGCCTAGGTGACAGCTTTGACGATCTCGAAGCGGCCCAGGCCCTGCCCGACGCAGAAGGGTTGAGGATTGCAACGTTGCAGGCCGGGCGCCAATGGATCTGGATCGAAGGCAACCACGATCCCGGCCCGATCGAGATGGGGGGCTCTCATCTGGTCGAATGGCAGTGCGGCCCTCTCGTCTTTCGTCACATCGCCCAGGATCAGCCGCAAGGTGAAATTTCAGGCCATTTCCATCCGAAAGCACAGATTCGGACGAAAGGCAGGTACATTTCACGGCCTGCCTTTCTGCTGGACAGAAACCGGCTGATCCTGCCTGCCTACGGAACTTACACCGGGGGGTTGCGCAGTTCGGATCGGGCACTTTCCGATCTCATGGGCGCGGACGCCATGGCCATTCTGACGGGCCAGCAACCACAGATGATTCCAATGCCGCGTTGA
- a CDS encoding ligase-associated DNA damage response DEXH box helicase: MTQIPARIGTWFSSKGWSIHPHQKEMFDRAKEPATLLIAPTGGGKTMAGFLPSLSELADGDHNGLHTLYVSPLKALAADIKRNLRTPVDEIGLPIRIEDRTGDTSATQKKRQRADPPHILLTTPESLALLTSYEDAPRMFDGVQRIIVDEIHALAESKRGDQLMLALARLHRLNPGLRRVGLSATVEDPAAIAGFLARHPDPCQIVQADPGPDPDIQMLETTEMPPWSGGGAAYSIPAVLDQIRRHRTTLIFHNTRAQAEIYFHNLWLANDDGLPIGIHHGSLDRQQRERVEAAMVRGELRAIVCTGSLDLGIDWGDVDLVIQIGAPKNVKRLVQRIGRANHRYNAPSKALLVPANRFEVVECVAALEAAKAHELDGEPRGPGPRDVLCQHILIAACAGPFDADDLYAEMTSAGPYAQLTRPEFDACLDFCATGGYALRAYDRWQRLQKRADGQWQLRDPRAASRIRMNLGTIQDTDTLKVRLKRSRGGKPLGEVEEAFAASLTPGDTFLIGGQIVRYEGLREMVVEVSRRADRKPKIATFSGTKFATSTQLSDRILRMFAQTDWPHLPSHTADWLDLQRQMSRLPQRDRLLIESFPSDGREHLCVYGFAGRNAQQTLGLLLTKRMEDTGLAPLGFVATDYATLIWGLDAVTDPRPLFQPEALRDGLDTWLAGNAVMKRTFRASATIAGLIERNMAGQRKTGRQATFSSDILYDTLLKYDPDHLLMQITREEAMRGLVDFGRIEAMLARIGDRIDLLRLDRVSPLAAPLFLEVGKVPVKGAAEERLLAEESARLLEAAGLDQL; encoded by the coding sequence ATGACGCAGATTCCCGCTCGGATTGGTACGTGGTTCTCCTCCAAAGGCTGGTCCATCCACCCACATCAGAAAGAGATGTTCGACCGGGCGAAGGAGCCGGCAACCCTCCTTATCGCCCCAACGGGTGGCGGCAAGACCATGGCCGGATTTCTGCCTTCCCTGTCCGAGCTGGCCGACGGGGACCACAACGGTTTGCATACGCTCTATGTCTCGCCGCTCAAGGCGCTGGCGGCGGATATCAAACGTAACCTGCGAACCCCGGTGGATGAGATCGGCCTGCCCATCCGAATCGAGGATCGCACCGGTGACACCTCGGCCACGCAGAAAAAACGCCAAAGGGCCGATCCACCCCATATCCTGCTGACCACACCGGAAAGCCTTGCACTGCTGACCTCATACGAAGATGCGCCGCGCATGTTCGATGGGGTACAGCGGATCATCGTCGACGAAATCCACGCGCTGGCGGAAAGCAAGCGCGGCGATCAGCTGATGCTGGCCCTGGCACGTCTTCACCGCCTCAACCCGGGTCTGCGTCGTGTAGGCCTGTCAGCCACGGTCGAAGACCCCGCAGCAATTGCCGGCTTTCTGGCGCGCCACCCGGACCCCTGCCAGATCGTGCAGGCCGATCCCGGCCCGGACCCGGACATCCAGATGCTGGAAACAACGGAAATGCCGCCCTGGTCCGGCGGAGGCGCGGCCTATTCGATTCCAGCTGTGCTGGACCAGATCCGGCGGCACAGGACCACGCTGATCTTTCACAACACCCGCGCGCAGGCCGAGATCTACTTTCACAATCTATGGCTGGCGAATGACGACGGCCTGCCCATCGGCATCCATCATGGCAGCCTTGACCGACAGCAACGCGAGCGGGTCGAGGCCGCGATGGTGCGTGGCGAATTGCGCGCCATCGTCTGCACCGGCAGCCTCGATCTGGGCATTGATTGGGGCGATGTCGATTTGGTGATTCAGATCGGTGCGCCCAAGAACGTCAAGCGGCTGGTGCAAAGGATTGGTCGGGCCAACCACCGCTACAACGCGCCTTCCAAGGCGCTGCTGGTTCCTGCGAACCGTTTTGAGGTTGTCGAATGCGTCGCTGCGCTCGAGGCTGCCAAAGCCCATGAACTGGACGGAGAACCCCGAGGCCCCGGCCCCCGCGATGTGTTGTGCCAGCACATTCTGATTGCGGCCTGTGCCGGGCCCTTTGACGCTGATGATCTATATGCCGAGATGACATCCGCCGGACCTTACGCACAGTTGACCCGACCGGAATTTGACGCCTGTCTGGATTTCTGTGCCACCGGCGGCTACGCCTTGCGCGCCTATGATCGATGGCAAAGGTTGCAGAAGCGTGCCGACGGGCAATGGCAATTGCGCGATCCTCGCGCAGCGTCGCGTATTCGCATGAATCTGGGCACGATTCAGGACACGGATACACTCAAAGTTCGCCTTAAACGCAGCCGTGGCGGTAAACCGTTGGGCGAAGTCGAGGAAGCCTTTGCTGCTTCGCTGACCCCCGGCGATACCTTCCTGATCGGCGGACAGATCGTACGGTATGAAGGTCTGCGCGAAATGGTGGTCGAAGTCAGCCGTCGCGCCGATCGCAAACCAAAGATCGCGACCTTCTCGGGCACGAAATTTGCGACCTCAACGCAACTCAGCGACCGCATTCTGCGCATGTTCGCCCAAACTGACTGGCCGCACCTGCCCTCCCATACGGCTGATTGGCTGGACTTGCAGCGCCAAATGTCCCGCCTGCCTCAACGCGATCGTCTTCTGATCGAAAGCTTTCCAAGCGACGGCCGAGAGCATCTGTGCGTATACGGATTCGCCGGCCGCAACGCGCAACAAACACTTGGGCTGCTGTTGACCAAGCGGATGGAGGATACCGGTTTGGCGCCGCTGGGGTTTGTCGCCACAGACTATGCCACGCTGATTTGGGGTTTGGATGCGGTCACTGACCCACGCCCTTTGTTTCAACCCGAAGCGCTGCGTGACGGGCTGGACACATGGCTGGCAGGCAACGCAGTCATGAAGCGTACCTTTCGCGCGTCGGCCACGATTGCCGGTCTGATCGAACGCAACATGGCCGGGCAACGGAAAACCGGGCGGCAAGCCACGTTTTCGTCGGATATTCTCTATGACACTTTGCTGAAATATGATCCCGATCATCTGTTGATGCAGATCACCCGCGAAGAAGCCATGCGCGGGTTGGTTGACTTCGGTCGGATCGAGGCAATGCTGGCGCGCATCGGCGACCGCATCGACCTGCTGCGTCTAGACCGCGTTTCCCCACTGGCCGCGCCGCTGTTTCTTGAGGTCGGAAAGGTGCCTGTCAAAGGGGCCGCCGAAGAAAGGCTGCTTGCAGAAGAAAGCGCGCGCCTGCTGGAAGCCGCCGGGCTGGACCAGCTTTGA
- a CDS encoding CpaF family protein codes for MFSRYKKQPAAQPVKTPAQPAETAASSAQATPVATAVARKPVKKIAGEVASSDKDRKRKERLGEIKIELHRELLENLNLAALENAGEAELRTEISAIASEVLETRNIVLNREDRSQLNKELYDEVTGLGPLEALLQDDSVNDILVNGPQQIFVERAGKLELSDITFKDEKHLMRIIDKIVSAVGRRVDESNPYVDARLADGSRFNAMVPPIAVDGSLVSIRKFKKDKLGIDDLVNFGAFTEEMAAYLQAAVSTRLNIIVSGGTGSGKTTTLNALSSFIDDAERILTIEDTAELQLQQTHVGRMESRPPNVEGKGEVSPRDCLKNALRMRPDRIIVGETRGAEVIDMLQAMNTGHDGSMTTIHANSARDGISRLENMIAMAGIEMPIKAVRSQIASAVNLIVQASRLQDGSRRMTSITEITGMEGDVISMQEIFRFQRVGLTPDNKIIGHFTATGVRSHYSERFRLWGFDLPASIYDPTTM; via the coding sequence GTGTTTTCAAGATACAAAAAGCAACCCGCAGCGCAGCCCGTCAAAACGCCGGCACAACCGGCTGAAACAGCGGCGTCTTCTGCACAGGCGACACCTGTCGCGACCGCGGTGGCACGCAAACCCGTGAAAAAGATTGCAGGTGAGGTCGCAAGTTCAGACAAAGACCGCAAACGCAAGGAGCGGTTGGGTGAGATCAAGATCGAACTGCACCGTGAACTGCTGGAAAACCTGAACCTGGCAGCGCTGGAAAACGCCGGCGAAGCCGAGTTGCGCACTGAAATCAGTGCTATCGCCAGCGAAGTTCTGGAAACAAGAAACATTGTTCTGAACCGCGAAGACCGGTCCCAACTGAACAAGGAACTGTATGACGAGGTGACGGGCCTTGGCCCGCTTGAGGCGCTGCTTCAGGACGATTCGGTCAACGATATTCTGGTGAATGGTCCACAACAGATTTTTGTGGAACGTGCCGGCAAGCTGGAACTCAGCGACATTACCTTCAAGGATGAAAAGCACCTGATGCGGATCATCGACAAGATCGTGTCCGCCGTGGGCCGCCGCGTCGATGAATCCAACCCGTATGTTGACGCCCGTCTGGCCGATGGATCGCGTTTCAATGCCATGGTGCCTCCGATCGCGGTGGACGGATCGCTTGTTTCCATTCGTAAATTCAAGAAAGACAAGCTGGGCATTGATGATCTGGTCAATTTCGGTGCGTTCACCGAAGAAATGGCCGCGTATTTGCAGGCCGCCGTGTCTACCCGACTGAATATCATCGTTTCCGGGGGTACGGGTTCGGGTAAAACAACCACGCTCAACGCCCTGTCCAGCTTCATCGACGATGCCGAGCGGATCCTGACCATCGAGGACACGGCTGAACTTCAACTGCAACAGACGCATGTGGGTCGGATGGAAAGCCGCCCGCCCAACGTGGAAGGCAAAGGTGAAGTCAGCCCGCGCGACTGTCTGAAAAACGCCCTGCGTATGCGTCCTGACCGCATCATCGTGGGTGAGACACGCGGCGCCGAGGTCATCGACATGTTGCAGGCCATGAACACCGGTCACGACGGATCGATGACCACGATTCACGCCAACTCGGCCCGTGACGGCATTTCACGTCTGGAAAACATGATCGCGATGGCCGGGATCGAAATGCCGATTAAGGCGGTCCGCAGTCAGATCGCCTCGGCTGTGAACTTGATCGTACAGGCCAGCCGCCTACAGGATGGTTCACGCCGGATGACCTCGATCACCGAGATCACCGGGATGGAAGGTGACGTGATTTCCATGCAGGAAATCTTTCGTTTTCAACGCGTTGGCCTGACACCAGACAACAAGATCATCGGGCATTTCACCGCCACTGGCGTCCGCAGCCACTATTCGGAACGGTTCCGTCTGTGGGGCTTTGACTTGCCAGCGTCCATCTACGACCCAACCACAATGTAG